Sequence from the Fragaria vesca subsp. vesca linkage group LG4, FraVesHawaii_1.0, whole genome shotgun sequence genome:
TTATCCGTGTCAATAACATACTGACTGCAATGCTCATCCTTCCACACTAACGCCAGCGGTGTATTTCCCGGTTGATAATGTGCATGCCTACAAACACAAAGCCGATAAGTTACACAATACTATAATATCCGAAACACACAAACTCATAACCAGTATCAAGAAACTAGCTTACTTGTTATAAAACAGTAGACCATCCTTTACGAAAGGCACCTCTCCAGCATAGGCTTCATGCAGACCAGCCAGATCGCAGCAACCCCACGGAACCAGGCTGAACCTGTACTTGTGATAATACGAGGGAGCGTCACGAGCATTGGTCTCACGCAGTTTCTCCTCCAACCAAGTGAACCGAAACTCGGTGCTGCAGTTATAATAAGAGTAATTCTTCCAGCACACCATGTCAATCACATAGTAAGTCTGGTCCATCTGCACACAAAAAACCACATTAACATTTCAACAAACACCTGGTGTGCAATGCAGTAGCAGCAAATAAAACTGTAAAAGTAAATAAATTTTACCTCGTGAAATATACAGTCCAGAATTGAATACGACGGCGGACCCGACCCGTCTCGGTTCCGCGACCCGTGGGGCAGCGCCGACGGGAAGCGGTGCAGAACGGTGCCGTTTCGTTGCCTACTGATCGTCGTTCCGTCCGACGAGACCACGAAGCATCGCTTCCCTGATGGCCTCGGAAGCACGTACCTGAATTCAGAGACGAGAAATTCAAAAACCGGTGAACAAAAATAGCGCGAGATTTTGAGAGAGATGAGAAATTGAGACTAACCAGTCATGGGGGAGGCGATGAGGGACGTCGATCATCCACTCAGGGAGCATGAGTTGCTTCGCGAACCACTTCCGCGCCGCCGGGCCTTTCAGCTTCGAAGCGTCGCGGAGGTCGTAGTCGGTTGATGAACCGGGTTCAGTTTCGGGTTCGGGTTCGGGCTCCGAGGGTTGGTGTTCGGGCGGGAGGGAGAGGAGCGTGGAGGCTAAGCGCTTAGCCTGGAGCCCGGCGTCGCGGCTCTGCTCTTGGCGCTTCAGCGAGAGCTCTCTACGCCGCTGCTGGTCCGAGAGCTGCGGCCGTTTGTACGGACGGCGGAGATCGGAGGGTGCCATTGTTTTCTGTCGATCGTCGTCAGTTGGGATTTTGAGTTTGTATAGATTCAAAAAGCGACCGTAGAGACCGGGAGTATAAATGATGAAAAGTTGAGGGGCTTAGTTGCAACGTGTCCAAGCTGAACCAACAGCGGGAAGGTTTTTTCTCTCTCGAGAAATTCGTCAGAATGTTTATACGAATTTTTGCTCTGTATAAATTTTGGTGTATCAAGTTTTAAAAATATTATAACAGTATCTCATTTTTCTATTTTGACCTAAAATTGGTATATATAATCATTAAAATGATAAATTTACCTTTAAGTTCTCTTTTTTTTTCCAGTTTCTTTTTATTTGCTTTCATATTCCATAAGAGGTTTTGGAATTTGATGATTTGGGTTGACCTTTATAAACTTGAAGAAGATTGAAGAGGGGAAATATACAAAAGTTCAATCTTTGTTGTTTTCGCTGACACTCAAGGATTTTGTTGTTGCCGTTGACATTCAAGGATGATTGAGATGAAAAACTGATTCTTAGTAATGAGAAAGTGACGATAAAGTTTTTCTCTACATTCCTAAAAATATAAAAAGCGAAAAAAAAATTAGAATATGAAAACAAAGAAGAAAAACTAAGAAAAAAAAAAGGGAATTTAAGGGTAAATTTTTATTTTTTTGTCTGAGGGTAAATTAGTCATCTTAATGGTTATATATACTAATCTTAGGTCAAGATGGAAACATGAGATACCAATCAGATATTTTAAAAACTTGATATACCAAAATTTAGGGAGTCTTTCTAACGAGGACCTTCAAGTTGAGAACTAATTGAGGACTTTTCGGCTTATTCCACTTTTCAATCTTATATCCACATTTTAACCGTTCAGTTTAAATATATTTATGAGTAGATCATTTCTGTAAATTTTCAGCCATATTAAAAATTGTTAAGACATTCATAAGTGTTATTTACCAATTATGAACTTGAACGATTCATACTTGATAGATTTGGTTCGTCCATTAATTTGATCTAGTTTGTCACCTTAACGATCATCAATTTGGTTGAAAATTTGTATGACTGATCTACTCATATAGACCTAAAAACTAAACGGATGAGATGACAATATGTTATATAAAAATAGGTATTTTAAACCATAAACCGAAAAGTCTTCAACTAGTCCTCA
This genomic interval carries:
- the LOC101305459 gene encoding snurportin-1-like gives rise to the protein MAPSDLRRPYKRPQLSDQQRRRELSLKRQEQSRDAGLQAKRLASTLLSLPPEHQPSEPEPEPETEPGSSTDYDLRDASKLKGPAARKWFAKQLMLPEWMIDVPHRLPHDWYVLPRPSGKRCFVVSSDGTTISRQRNGTVLHRFPSALPHGSRNRDGSGPPSYSILDCIFHEMDQTYYVIDMVCWKNYSYYNCSTEFRFTWLEEKLRETNARDAPSYYHKYRFSLVPWGCCDLAGLHEAYAGEVPFVKDGLLFYNKHAHYQPGNTPLALVWKDEHCSQYVIDTDNKGQVPSHQQVVLELQDDGKVTTSDDPPVVFGCLNLDFIQQSGLKTGCLLRFAIGDGGLTIVDGKLERADLHYLGMSNRARAFADTCSKIMFQSMARGSPLRIDDLVASINSSDDHANSLDVEMTV